A window of Pirellula sp. SH-Sr6A contains these coding sequences:
- a CDS encoding molybdopterin oxidoreductase family protein, which translates to MIPWLSNAPKLIAKTGPLTDQLKQIETHRGLGVLPIAKVPDATANSVCGYCSTGCGLQVHLVDGKPVNVTPRADYPVNRGMACTKGWEAIRVLDAADRATVPLLRDRNTNTVREIPWLEAVSHFCRRIKGIQQRYGEDSVAFLSTGQIPTEEMAFLGCLAKFGMGIKHGDGNTRQCMATAAVAYKQSFGFDSPPFTYEDFEQSDVLMFVGANPCVAHPILWQRVLRNRRNPTIIVVDPRKTETAMAATEHVQAKPKSDLVLLYGLAREVDRRGAVDWQFVHQSTVGFEALREFIAEYTLDRTAQETGLSTEQLHRIADHLSASKRVSFWWTMGVNQSYQGVRTAQAIINLALMTGNIGRPGTGANSITGQCNAMGSRLFSNTSSLIGHHDFSSAEHRQKISQRLQIPEEKIPTDSGWAYDQIMDGIDTGRVKALWVIATNTAHSWTDSMRAKRLLEKLDFLVVQDMYTTTETAQQADLILPAAAWGEKEGTFINSERRIGTMKRIAKSPGQALSDFSIFRLIAQEWGCDSLFAKWKSPADVFESLKIISEGMPNDMTGIQSYEQLDAVGGIQWPWSSLDQNSIGADREPSQERRLFADGKFFHPDGKAKFLFESPRDMPETPNQEFPFLLLTGRGTVSQWHTQTRTSKSPVLRALYPSDPYIEIHPEDALRLGIRTRDWVLVESPRGKARVQAFVVSTLQVGQVFMPMHDHQTNHLTLQHIDPYSRQPSFKNSIVRIVQEPKTPKRERRRERRRERRGEP; encoded by the coding sequence ATGATCCCATGGCTTTCGAATGCACCCAAACTGATCGCGAAGACGGGACCGCTCACCGATCAGCTTAAACAGATTGAAACCCACCGAGGACTTGGGGTTCTGCCAATTGCAAAAGTACCGGATGCAACCGCCAATTCGGTATGTGGCTATTGCTCCACAGGATGTGGGCTTCAAGTCCACCTCGTCGATGGGAAACCCGTGAACGTGACCCCTCGCGCGGATTACCCGGTGAATCGCGGGATGGCTTGTACCAAAGGGTGGGAAGCGATTCGGGTTCTCGATGCAGCCGATCGTGCGACAGTTCCCTTGCTGCGAGATCGGAACACGAACACGGTGAGAGAGATCCCATGGTTGGAAGCGGTTTCTCATTTTTGTCGACGTATCAAGGGGATTCAGCAAAGGTATGGCGAGGACTCGGTCGCATTTCTAAGCACGGGCCAAATACCGACGGAAGAAATGGCCTTTCTCGGTTGTCTCGCGAAATTTGGAATGGGAATCAAACATGGTGATGGGAATACACGCCAGTGCATGGCGACCGCAGCGGTGGCCTACAAGCAGAGTTTTGGATTCGACTCTCCACCATTCACGTATGAAGATTTCGAGCAATCCGATGTCTTGATGTTCGTCGGCGCAAATCCCTGCGTTGCCCATCCCATACTTTGGCAGCGGGTGCTAAGGAATCGACGAAACCCAACGATCATCGTCGTGGATCCTCGCAAAACCGAAACCGCGATGGCCGCGACCGAGCATGTGCAAGCCAAACCGAAAAGCGATTTGGTCTTGCTGTATGGGCTGGCGAGAGAAGTCGATCGACGCGGAGCCGTCGACTGGCAGTTCGTCCATCAAAGCACCGTCGGTTTTGAAGCGCTTCGAGAGTTCATTGCCGAATACACACTGGACCGCACGGCGCAGGAGACGGGACTTTCCACGGAGCAATTGCATCGAATCGCCGACCACTTATCGGCTTCCAAGCGTGTCTCGTTCTGGTGGACAATGGGAGTGAACCAGTCCTATCAAGGAGTTCGCACGGCACAGGCCATCATCAACCTCGCATTAATGACTGGCAACATCGGTCGACCGGGCACCGGTGCCAATAGCATTACAGGTCAGTGCAATGCGATGGGGTCACGACTGTTCAGCAATACTAGCAGTTTGATCGGGCACCACGATTTCTCCAGCGCGGAACACCGGCAAAAGATCTCGCAACGGTTGCAGATTCCTGAGGAAAAAATTCCGACGGATTCAGGCTGGGCCTATGACCAAATCATGGATGGTATCGATACCGGAAGGGTAAAAGCTCTCTGGGTGATCGCTACCAACACCGCTCACTCTTGGACCGATAGCATGCGGGCGAAGCGACTTCTAGAGAAGCTTGATTTTCTCGTCGTTCAAGACATGTACACGACCACAGAGACAGCGCAGCAAGCCGATTTAATTCTGCCCGCAGCAGCTTGGGGAGAAAAAGAAGGAACCTTCATCAACAGCGAACGCCGAATTGGGACCATGAAGCGCATTGCGAAATCGCCTGGCCAAGCCCTTTCGGATTTCTCCATTTTTCGTCTGATTGCACAGGAATGGGGATGCGACTCTTTGTTCGCGAAGTGGAAAAGCCCCGCCGACGTTTTTGAGTCACTGAAGATTATCAGCGAAGGAATGCCTAACGACATGACAGGCATTCAAAGCTATGAACAGCTCGATGCCGTAGGTGGCATTCAATGGCCTTGGTCATCGCTGGATCAAAATTCCATTGGCGCTGATCGTGAGCCATCCCAAGAGCGGCGATTGTTCGCCGATGGGAAATTCTTCCATCCAGACGGCAAGGCGAAGTTCCTGTTTGAGTCGCCTCGCGATATGCCAGAAACTCCGAACCAAGAGTTTCCGTTTCTTCTGCTTACGGGGCGAGGGACAGTGAGCCAATGGCATACGCAAACTCGAACGTCGAAAAGCCCGGTATTAAGAGCTCTGTATCCGAGCGATCCCTACATTGAGATTCATCCGGAGGATGCACTCCGATTGGGGATTCGCACAAGGGATTGGGTATTGGTTGAAAGCCCTCGTGGAAAAGCTCGGGTGCAAGCATTTGTTGTGTCCACTTTGCAGGTAGGGCAAGTATTTATGCCGATGCACGACCATCAAACCAATCATCTGACGCTGCAACACATCGATCCCTATTCCCGCCAGCCATCTTTCAAAAACTCGATTGTACGGATCGTCCAAGAACCGAAGACGCCCAAAAGAGAACGCAGAAGAGAACGCAGAAGAGAACGAAGAGGAGAACCATGA
- a CDS encoding 4Fe-4S dicluster domain-containing protein, protein MSVIEDRIRTQFAPRYLRLEDLLNDQRTMSAVDSFSYWHEQADLHQEVYRAFVPMTVPEAGEQYAFEVDLDACSGCKACVVACHNLNDLDEGETWRKVGTITSTKADLPVVQHVTTACHHCVDPGCLKGCPVKAYEKDERTGIVKHLDDQCFGCKYCTMMCPYEVPQYSKRLGIVRKCDMCSQRLSMGAAPACVQACPNAAIRISVVTREQCRPASREEALVATAPASLPTQPTTQFKTARRSALLQSNTSNWGLQSLESATESVQDGHWPLVAMLTLSQASVGVWSCLCISSPSGPVTIALAWLATFLGVVGVHAALFHLGRPLYAYRVFLGWRTSWLSREAIGLGAFMASSVTTSVVMTLSALGFQGVGLLVTPGTYATGILGWIGAYCSAMIYIATGRRVWSWSRTIWDMAWTILGLGCLGYGSIAVLPYGWMWGAWAFSMLATIPKCIDLWRGDHVHDTSGQDVSARSGRLMRQELMPQVGWLLNLSFITLIAIFMERNEIALLGAIAFHAVHRWIYFASCVFQRMPGAAT, encoded by the coding sequence ATGTCTGTCATCGAAGATCGAATCCGAACCCAATTCGCTCCGCGATATCTTCGTCTCGAGGATTTGCTGAATGATCAACGCACCATGAGTGCGGTGGATTCGTTTTCTTACTGGCATGAGCAAGCGGACTTGCATCAAGAGGTCTACCGGGCGTTCGTCCCGATGACGGTACCAGAAGCTGGAGAGCAATACGCGTTCGAAGTGGATTTAGACGCCTGCAGCGGCTGCAAAGCCTGCGTCGTTGCCTGCCATAACTTGAATGACCTCGACGAGGGCGAGACGTGGCGCAAAGTGGGTACGATCACGAGCACAAAGGCCGATCTGCCCGTGGTGCAACATGTAACAACCGCTTGCCATCACTGCGTCGATCCCGGATGTCTCAAGGGCTGTCCTGTCAAAGCGTATGAAAAAGACGAAAGAACCGGAATCGTCAAACATCTCGACGATCAGTGTTTCGGATGCAAGTACTGCACGATGATGTGCCCGTACGAAGTACCGCAATACAGCAAGAGACTCGGAATTGTACGCAAATGCGATATGTGCTCTCAAAGGCTATCGATGGGTGCAGCACCCGCATGCGTTCAAGCGTGCCCGAACGCGGCCATTCGAATCTCGGTCGTGACCCGCGAGCAATGTCGACCGGCCTCCCGTGAGGAAGCTCTCGTTGCTACCGCGCCCGCCAGTCTCCCTACGCAGCCAACAACCCAATTTAAGACCGCTCGCCGATCGGCTCTGCTCCAATCGAACACTTCGAACTGGGGACTTCAGTCGCTCGAATCCGCTACGGAATCAGTGCAGGATGGCCACTGGCCTTTGGTCGCCATGTTGACGTTGTCCCAAGCCAGTGTTGGAGTTTGGTCTTGTTTGTGCATTAGCTCTCCTTCAGGCCCAGTCACCATCGCGCTCGCTTGGTTGGCGACCTTTCTAGGAGTAGTCGGTGTTCACGCGGCCCTATTTCATTTGGGACGTCCGCTTTATGCCTATCGAGTGTTTTTGGGTTGGCGAACCAGCTGGCTGAGCCGTGAGGCGATTGGTCTGGGCGCATTCATGGCCTCGTCCGTTACCACGTCGGTTGTTATGACACTATCGGCTTTGGGGTTCCAAGGAGTAGGCCTCCTGGTGACTCCTGGAACGTACGCGACCGGGATACTGGGGTGGATTGGGGCTTACTGTTCCGCCATGATCTATATCGCGACCGGAAGGCGGGTGTGGAGCTGGTCGCGAACGATTTGGGACATGGCTTGGACCATCCTCGGATTGGGATGCCTGGGCTACGGATCGATCGCTGTGTTGCCCTACGGTTGGATGTGGGGGGCCTGGGCGTTTTCGATGCTTGCCACCATCCCCAAATGCATCGATTTATGGCGAGGCGACCATGTTCATGACACTTCTGGACAGGATGTGTCAGCGCGTAGCGGGAGATTGATGAGACAGGAATTGATGCCACAGGTTGGGTGGCTCCTCAATTTGAGTTTCATCACGCTGATAGCCATCTTCATGGAAAGAAATGAGATTGCACTTCTAGGAGCGATCGCCTTTCATGCCGTTCATCGATGGATTTATTTTGCATCGTGTGTATTTCAACGAATGCCGGGGGCTGCAACATGA